In a single window of the Natator depressus isolate rNatDep1 chromosome 24, rNatDep2.hap1, whole genome shotgun sequence genome:
- the LOC141977479 gene encoding uncharacterized protein LOC141977479: protein MSLDQDQQQCKQGITLPPALCKGNPKECPEIVPCPEPVKCPEPIPCCPEKPPCKLPPVPVPLPCSEPIPCPEKAPCKEPPVSVPLPCPEPIPCPQQKQECKLPPVPVPSPCPEPIPCCPEKPPCKEPSLPVPLPCPEPIPCPQQKQECKLPPVPVPSPCPEPIPCCPEKPPCKEPPVPVPTPCPEPIPCPLQKQECKLPPVPVPSPCPEPIPCCPEKPPCKEPSLPVPLPCPEPIPCPQQKQECKLPPVPVPTPCPEPVKCPPCVKTCQPIEQQQCKQQCQLPPNWK from the coding sequence ATGTCTCTTGACCAAGACCAGCAGCAATGCAAGCAAGGCATCACCCTGCCACCGGCACTCTGTAAAGGAAACCCGAAAGAGTGCCCAGAAATTGTGCCGTGTCCAGAGCCGGTGAAATGCCCTGAGCCAATACCATGTTGTCCAGAGAAGCCGCCATGCAAGTTGCCACCAGTCCCAGTTCCTCTTCCATGCTCTGAGCCAATACCTTGTCCAGAGAAGGCACCATGCAAGGAACCACCAGTCTCAGTTCCTCTTCCATGCCCCGAGCCAATACCGTGTCCTCAACAGAAGCAAGAGTGCAAGTTGCCCCCAGTCCCAGTTCCTTCTCCATGCCCTGAGCCAATACCATGTTGCCCAGAGAAGCCACCATGCAAGGAACCCTCACTCCCAGTTCCTCTTCCATGCCCTGAGCCAATACCATGTCCGCAACAGAAGCAAGAGTGCAAGTTGCCCCCAGTCCCAGTTCCTTCTCCATGCCCTGAGCCAATACCATGTTGTCCAGAGAAGCCACCATGCAAGGAACCACCAGTCCCAGTACCTACTCCATGCCCTGAGCCAATACCATGTCCTCTACAGAAGCAAGAATGCAAGTTGCCCCCAGTCCCAGTTCCTTCTCCATGCCCTGAGCCAATACCATGTTGCCCAGAGAAGCCACCATGCAAGGAACCCTCACTCCCAGTTCCTCTTCCATGCCCTGAGCCAATACCATGTCCGCAACAGAAGCAAGAGTGCAAGTTGCCCCCAGTCCCAGTTCCTACTCCATGCCCTGAGCCAGTGAAATGCCCACCTTGTGTGAAGACGTGCCAACCCATTGAACAGCAACAATGCAAGCAGCAATGCCAGTTGCCACCCAATTGGAAGTAA